The following proteins are co-located in the Mycolicibacterium goodii genome:
- a CDS encoding STAS domain-containing protein, producing MNLSLTTASETDHRSATVSVAGELDFMTTNTLVDYVSELLSTNQTLDDLRLDCADLTFCDSAGLSGLLNIHRQTSPAGIQLHLDRRPPHLERLLDITGILEFLTATPDTSADSASGE from the coding sequence ATGAACCTCTCACTGACCACCGCATCCGAGACCGACCACCGATCGGCCACGGTTTCCGTCGCCGGTGAGCTCGACTTCATGACCACCAACACGTTGGTCGACTACGTCAGCGAGCTGCTGTCGACCAACCAGACACTCGACGATCTGCGACTCGATTGCGCCGACCTGACCTTCTGCGATTCGGCGGGCCTGTCCGGGCTGCTCAACATCCACCGGCAGACCTCGCCGGCGGGCATCCAGCTGCACCTCGACCGTCGGCCACCACATCTTGAGCGGCTGCTCGACATCACCGGCATCCTGGAGTTCCTGACCGCGACGCCGGACACCTCGGCCGACTCCGCGTCCGGCGAATAA
- a CDS encoding AraC family transcriptional regulator produces the protein MTVSALSDRGLTESANLVRPVIELRRGGRALAGSYLYQGEGLITGWHSHEVHQIEYALHGVVEVETDAAHYLLPPQQAAWIPAGLQHQAVMNPDVKTVAVMFDPKMIPDGGSRARIIAVSPLIREMMIYGLRWPIDRADGDEISDGFFQTLADLVAEALDYEAPLSLPTSDNPIVAAALAHTKEHLDSVTVEQVSRAVSVSERTLRRLFADTIGISWRTYLLHARMLRAMALLADPDQSVQATATAVGFDNLSSFTRCFTRFCGETPSNYRRRAAAT, from the coding sequence GTGACCGTCTCTGCGCTTTCGGACAGAGGTTTGACCGAATCGGCCAACCTGGTCCGGCCGGTGATCGAACTGCGCCGCGGTGGCCGTGCGCTCGCAGGCAGCTATCTCTACCAGGGCGAGGGGCTGATCACCGGATGGCACTCGCACGAGGTGCATCAGATCGAATACGCGCTGCACGGTGTGGTCGAGGTCGAGACCGACGCGGCCCACTATCTGCTGCCGCCACAGCAGGCCGCGTGGATCCCGGCCGGTCTGCAGCACCAGGCGGTGATGAACCCGGACGTCAAGACCGTCGCCGTGATGTTCGACCCGAAGATGATCCCCGACGGCGGCAGCCGGGCCCGCATCATCGCGGTGTCCCCGTTGATCCGCGAGATGATGATCTACGGCCTGCGCTGGCCCATCGACCGCGCCGACGGCGACGAAATCTCCGACGGCTTCTTCCAGACGTTGGCCGACCTGGTCGCGGAGGCGCTCGATTACGAGGCGCCGCTGAGCCTGCCGACATCGGACAACCCGATCGTCGCCGCTGCGCTGGCCCACACCAAGGAGCACCTCGACTCGGTGACCGTCGAGCAGGTGAGCCGCGCGGTGTCGGTCTCCGAACGAACCTTGCGGCGGCTGTTCGCCGACACGATCGGAATCTCTTGGCGCACATACCTTCTGCACGCTCGGATGTTGCGTGCGATGGCCCTGCTCGCCGATCCGGACCAGTCGGTGCAGGCCACCGCGACCGCCGTGGGCTTCGACAACCTGAGCTCGTTCACCCGATGCTTCACCCGATTCTGCGGCGAGACGCCGTCGAACTACCGCCGCCGGGCGGCCGCCACATGA
- a CDS encoding MCE family protein, with amino-acid sequence MVILLVTVLVLTWMQFRGDFEDKTEITLFASRSGLSMDPGSKVTFNGVPIGRLKAVDVVESGDQPEARLTLDVDPRYLSLIPANAIVELRATTVFGNKYVAFTAPEHPSAERLSAATPVRAQGVTTEFNTLFETITAISEQVDPIKLNETLTAAAQALDGLGDKFGRSIVDGNAILADVNPRMPQIRRDITGLANLGEVYADAAPDLFDGLGNAVTTARTLNEQRHDLDQALVAAVGFGNTGGDIFERGGPYLVRANQDLLPVAEMLDRNSPALFCTIHNFHDAAPRFAAQTNNGYSFQLNDTLVGAGNPYVYPDNLPRVNARGGPEGRPGCWQPITHDLWPAPYLVLDTGASIAPYNHFELGQPMFNEYVWGRQVGENTINP; translated from the coding sequence ATGGTGATCCTGCTCGTCACGGTGCTGGTGCTGACCTGGATGCAGTTCCGCGGCGACTTCGAGGACAAGACCGAGATCACGCTGTTCGCAAGCCGATCCGGGTTGTCGATGGACCCGGGTTCGAAGGTGACCTTCAACGGTGTCCCGATCGGCAGGCTCAAGGCCGTCGACGTGGTCGAGTCCGGTGACCAACCCGAGGCCAGGCTGACGCTCGACGTCGATCCGAGGTACCTCAGCCTGATCCCCGCGAACGCGATCGTCGAACTGCGGGCGACGACGGTGTTCGGCAACAAGTACGTCGCGTTCACCGCGCCGGAACATCCCTCGGCCGAACGGTTGTCGGCGGCAACCCCGGTCCGTGCGCAGGGGGTGACGACGGAGTTCAACACGCTGTTCGAGACCATCACCGCGATCTCCGAGCAGGTCGACCCGATCAAGCTCAACGAGACCCTGACCGCGGCCGCGCAGGCGCTCGACGGTCTTGGCGACAAGTTCGGCCGCTCGATCGTCGACGGCAACGCGATCCTGGCCGACGTCAATCCCCGTATGCCGCAGATCCGCCGCGACATCACGGGCCTGGCGAATCTCGGCGAGGTCTATGCCGACGCGGCCCCTGACCTGTTCGACGGCCTCGGCAACGCGGTCACCACCGCGCGCACCCTCAACGAGCAGCGCCACGACCTCGATCAGGCGCTGGTGGCCGCGGTCGGGTTCGGCAACACCGGCGGCGACATCTTCGAGCGCGGCGGCCCGTACCTGGTGCGCGCGAACCAGGACCTGCTGCCGGTCGCGGAGATGCTCGACCGCAACAGCCCGGCCCTGTTCTGCACGATCCACAACTTCCACGACGCGGCCCCCAGGTTCGCCGCTCAGACCAACAACGGCTACTCGTTCCAACTGAACGACACCTTGGTCGGCGCGGGAAACCCGTATGTGTATCCCGACAACCTGCCGCGGGTGAACGCCAGGGGCGGCCCGGAGGGCAGGCCGGGCTGCTGGCAGCCGATCACCCACGATCTGTGGCCCGCGCCGTATCTGGTGCTCGACACCGGTGCCTCGATCGCGCCGTACAACCATTTCGAACTCGGCCAGCCGATGTTCAACGAGTACGTGTGGGGCCGCCAGGTCGGCGAGAACACCATCAACCCGTGA
- a CDS encoding DMT family transporter: MLGNSLAVLLGLCAAIFMAVGIVVRQRATLDVPAKKGVSSVMLRTLLRRKLWWAGTVSAVLGYGFQALALGFGSLLLVQPVLVSALLFALPLSARLAHRTVSRADWLWALLLTGALTVFVLLARTSTGDYTVSVSTTVTVAVVCTSVVALCVVLATRSGNWRRAVLLAAAVGVMFGVVAVLTKIVMHMLTAGNGLATLTTPALYLVVVLGVLATLLQQSAFHAGSLQTSVPTMLVLEPVVAVLLGSIVLGEHLSITGWEPIALTMSIAAMIAATIALGRDEGAYEETLEAELEAKTVTG; the protein is encoded by the coding sequence GTGCTCGGCAACAGCCTCGCGGTGCTACTCGGTCTGTGTGCAGCGATCTTCATGGCCGTCGGCATCGTGGTCCGGCAGCGCGCGACGTTGGACGTTCCCGCCAAGAAGGGCGTGAGCTCGGTGATGTTGCGGACGCTGCTGCGCCGCAAACTGTGGTGGGCGGGCACCGTCTCGGCCGTCCTGGGCTACGGATTCCAGGCGCTCGCGCTCGGGTTCGGTTCACTGCTGCTGGTGCAGCCGGTCCTGGTGTCGGCGCTGTTGTTCGCCTTGCCGTTGAGCGCGCGCCTGGCGCACCGCACGGTGAGCCGTGCCGACTGGCTGTGGGCCTTGCTGCTGACCGGCGCGCTGACCGTGTTCGTGCTGCTGGCCCGCACCAGCACGGGTGACTACACGGTCTCGGTGTCGACGACGGTCACCGTCGCGGTGGTCTGCACCTCGGTCGTCGCGCTGTGCGTCGTGCTCGCCACGCGCAGCGGCAACTGGCGCCGCGCGGTGCTGCTGGCCGCTGCGGTCGGCGTGATGTTCGGGGTGGTGGCCGTGCTCACCAAGATCGTGATGCACATGCTCACCGCGGGAAACGGGCTCGCGACGCTCACCACCCCCGCGCTGTATCTCGTCGTGGTGCTCGGTGTGTTGGCGACCCTGCTGCAGCAGTCGGCGTTCCACGCCGGTTCGCTGCAGACCTCGGTGCCGACGATGCTGGTGCTCGAACCCGTCGTCGCGGTCCTGCTGGGTTCGATCGTGCTGGGCGAGCATCTGTCGATCACCGGCTGGGAACCCATCGCCCTGACAATGTCGATCGCCGCGATGATCGCGGCGACGATCGCGCTGGGCCGTGACGAGGGCGCCTACGAGGAGACGCTCGAAGCGGAACTGGAAGCCAAGACCGTCACGGGTTGA
- a CDS encoding amidohydrolase family protein produces MQTDDLILVSIDDHVVEPPDMFLRHVPAKYKDEAPIVVTDEKGVDQWMYQGRPQGVSGLNAVVSWPAEEWGRDPAGFAEMRPGVYDVHERVRDMNRNGILASMCFPTFTGFSARHLNMHREEATLVMVSAYNDWHIDEWAGSYPDRFIPIAILPTWNPEAMCREIRRVAAKGCRAVTMPELPHLEGLPSYHDDDYWGPVFTTLSEENVVMCLHIGTGFGAISMAPNAPIDNLIILATQVSAMCAQDLLWGPAMRNYPDLKFAFSEGGIGWIPFYLDRSDRHYTNQKWLRRDFGDKLPSDVFREHSLACYVTDKTSLKLRHEIGIDIIAWECDYPHSDCFWPDAPEQVLAELNAAGASDSDIDKITWENACRFFGWDPFARTPRDEATVKALRAKGADVDVSIRSRAEWRRLYQEKQLAKA; encoded by the coding sequence ATGCAGACCGACGACCTGATCCTGGTGAGCATCGACGACCACGTGGTGGAGCCGCCGGACATGTTCCTGCGGCACGTCCCGGCCAAGTACAAGGACGAGGCGCCCATCGTGGTCACCGACGAAAAAGGTGTCGACCAGTGGATGTACCAGGGCCGCCCGCAGGGGGTGAGCGGTCTGAACGCCGTGGTGTCGTGGCCCGCCGAGGAATGGGGCCGCGACCCGGCGGGCTTCGCCGAGATGCGTCCCGGCGTCTACGACGTGCACGAGCGCGTGCGCGACATGAACCGCAACGGCATCCTCGCCTCGATGTGCTTCCCGACGTTCACCGGGTTCTCGGCGCGGCACCTCAACATGCACCGCGAGGAGGCCACGCTGGTCATGGTGTCGGCCTACAACGACTGGCACATCGACGAGTGGGCGGGTTCCTATCCGGACCGGTTCATCCCGATCGCGATCCTGCCGACGTGGAATCCCGAGGCCATGTGCCGCGAGATCCGCCGGGTGGCGGCCAAGGGGTGCCGTGCGGTCACCATGCCCGAGCTGCCGCACCTCGAGGGCCTGCCGAGCTACCACGACGACGACTACTGGGGCCCGGTGTTCACCACGCTGTCCGAGGAGAACGTGGTGATGTGTCTGCACATCGGCACCGGCTTCGGGGCGATCAGCATGGCGCCCAACGCGCCGATCGACAACCTGATCATCCTGGCCACCCAGGTGTCGGCGATGTGTGCGCAGGATCTGCTGTGGGGCCCGGCGATGCGCAACTACCCCGATCTGAAGTTCGCCTTCTCCGAAGGCGGAATCGGTTGGATTCCTTTCTATCTGGACCGCAGCGACCGCCACTACACCAACCAGAAGTGGCTGCGCCGCGACTTCGGCGACAAGCTGCCGTCCGATGTCTTCCGTGAGCACTCCCTGGCCTGCTACGTCACCGACAAGACGTCGCTGAAGCTGCGGCACGAGATCGGCATCGACATCATCGCCTGGGAGTGCGACTACCCGCACTCGGACTGCTTCTGGCCGGATGCACCCGAGCAGGTGCTCGCCGAGCTGAACGCGGCCGGCGCAAGCGATTCCGACATCGACAAGATCACCTGGGAGAACGCCTGCCGGTTCTTCGGCTGGGATCCGTTCGCCCGCACGCCACGCGACGAGGCCACCGTGAAAGCCTTGCGCGCCAAGGGCGCCGACGTCGACGTCAGCATCCGGTCACGCGCCGAGTGGCGCCGGCTCTACCAGGAGAAGCAGCTCGCCAAGGCCTGA
- a CDS encoding PP2C family protein-serine/threonine phosphatase produces MTDEAAVDVGSALDDVWTSAPHPVIVADAEGVIRAASAAARDVLPGLRIGRHLSDCAPWLWDAHVRLSDTGSPRAADGPDGGSARPTPLPGGEVAWWLFGAGQADPTDAGRRLRTVERELSRERERANFLDEVSAVLMASLNADRCMEAIVRIAVPRLADAAVVIAPPTGQRLEMVCAAGAVERRRVDADPATVTGLTEALRGFPPVPSRWIDPKSIPDWLVPRDFTGTIGSVVVTPLPGHGVPAGALVLLRRSVKSAFDGEEVFARLFAARAGAALSAARLYAEQASITRTLMEELLPPKLAHQHGIEIAGGYRAAEDHQTVGGDFYDVHPAASPDDETLVVLGDVCGKGLDAAVLTGKIRNTLQALAPLADDHGRVLRLLNRALLSAAHTRFATLVLASVARRDDRVALRLTSGGHLAPLIVRRDGSVEEAATCGMLVGAVPEITATTCEAVLEPGETCLLYTDGVTEARGGPLGNEMFGEARLAAALAECAGLPAEAVVERIMMLTAEWIRQRGHDDVAVVAITAPRRARRIAGSVKGSLREEVSR; encoded by the coding sequence ATGACGGACGAGGCCGCGGTCGACGTCGGGAGCGCTCTCGATGACGTGTGGACCTCCGCTCCCCATCCGGTGATCGTCGCGGACGCCGAGGGCGTCATCCGGGCGGCAAGCGCGGCGGCACGTGATGTGCTGCCCGGTCTGCGGATTGGCCGCCATCTGTCCGACTGCGCACCGTGGCTGTGGGATGCGCACGTGCGCCTGTCCGATACGGGGTCCCCGCGAGCCGCCGACGGGCCCGACGGAGGCTCGGCCCGACCCACGCCGTTGCCGGGAGGTGAAGTGGCGTGGTGGCTGTTCGGCGCCGGGCAGGCCGACCCCACCGATGCCGGCCGCCGGTTGCGCACCGTCGAGCGCGAGCTGAGCCGCGAACGCGAGCGCGCGAACTTCCTCGACGAGGTGTCGGCGGTGCTGATGGCGTCGCTGAACGCCGACCGCTGCATGGAGGCGATCGTGCGAATCGCCGTCCCCAGACTTGCCGACGCCGCGGTGGTCATCGCACCACCCACCGGGCAGCGCCTCGAAATGGTGTGTGCCGCCGGGGCCGTCGAGCGCCGCCGGGTCGACGCCGACCCGGCAACCGTCACCGGTCTCACCGAGGCGCTGCGCGGTTTCCCGCCGGTGCCGTCGCGGTGGATCGACCCGAAATCCATACCGGACTGGCTGGTTCCGCGCGACTTCACCGGAACCATCGGGTCGGTGGTCGTGACGCCGCTGCCCGGACACGGCGTGCCCGCCGGTGCGCTGGTGCTGCTGCGGCGCAGCGTCAAATCGGCGTTCGACGGCGAGGAGGTGTTCGCCCGTCTCTTCGCGGCCCGCGCGGGCGCGGCGTTGTCGGCCGCCCGTCTCTACGCCGAACAGGCCTCCATCACCCGCACGCTGATGGAGGAACTGCTACCGCCGAAACTGGCGCACCAGCACGGCATCGAGATCGCGGGCGGCTACCGCGCCGCCGAGGATCACCAGACCGTCGGCGGGGACTTCTACGACGTGCACCCCGCGGCGTCGCCCGACGACGAGACCCTCGTGGTGCTCGGGGACGTCTGCGGAAAAGGTCTGGACGCGGCGGTACTCACCGGCAAGATCCGCAACACGCTGCAGGCCCTCGCGCCGCTGGCCGACGACCACGGCCGGGTGCTCAGGCTGCTGAACCGCGCGCTGCTCTCGGCGGCCCACACCCGCTTCGCCACCCTGGTCCTGGCGTCCGTCGCCCGCCGGGACGACCGGGTGGCGCTGCGCCTGACCAGCGGGGGACACCTGGCGCCGTTGATCGTGCGGCGGGACGGCAGCGTCGAGGAGGCCGCTACGTGCGGCATGCTCGTGGGCGCCGTCCCCGAGATCACGGCCACGACCTGCGAGGCCGTCCTGGAACCCGGCGAGACGTGCCTGCTCTACACCGACGGCGTCACCGAGGCCAGAGGCGGCCCGCTGGGCAACGAGATGTTCGGCGAGGCCCGGCTCGCCGCCGCGCTGGCGGAGTGCGCGGGTCTGCCCGCGGAAGCGGTCGTCGAGCGCATCATGATGCTCACCGCCGAATGGATCCGCCAACGCGGCCACGACGATGTCGCCGTCGTCGCGATCACCGCGCCGCGCCGCGCGCGCCGTATCGCCGGAAGCGTCAAAGGCAGTCTGCGGGAAGAGGTTTCGCGGTGA
- a CDS encoding HNH/ENDO VII family nuclease: MPGAGNFLHDGQHSVWSGWSARWLAALCAVALTVGALHLAAPPPPSGADEAARTVSAAQRFADTATAVFTDSAVGSDPTLTAEARRAGLPDQPVAGLTAHTAAGPVQVVLPGGLGNAQHTAGGQVVYPNAGAGFDMLAENTATGTRTVARISDPDGPRMVTTFVRTPADTVMLAHTNGYLTINKATPTAETIGMFSPAETRDATGKLVPSSYVVKQLTPQLYVLAEVIDPQPHTTWPVYVDPPLHLTGPGGVPVGLFDSFTNTVSSVADTVTSAASTAMSATVSGAKAVGGFVKENPLESALLVGGVALAVTGVGGPAGAAMIASATVNISSAAVDIAAAAMPDNQALSIASNVLGAASMVTPQGAAKKVVKEGAELAAEQLGKHADDVIDVAKATPTPPAQLADEVAAAGTAKPPVTPGVSPKAPNAPPAAAKTPEVTSTAATTKASDAAPSVGKAPDVSPHAVPGGENSWALPPARGDRRLSTDITSRVTHRADTKSGIERHHDPMTGEEIDPATNEVLGKKRDIGHKPGYEFHTTQQMARKYGLSRREVVEWENDPSHLRWENFSTNRSRKYESPRSADDMYNEYKGWLKRQVDQGNKRLAKDHTAQRRLRQEAGPSQSSADTQRDTARESARTANNNESASNSDSKPRDNGNGKSKENKKNDKKKEKKKDKKSKKHHKKPGK; this comes from the coding sequence ATGCCGGGTGCAGGAAACTTCCTGCACGATGGTCAGCACAGTGTGTGGTCAGGCTGGTCGGCGCGTTGGCTGGCCGCGTTGTGCGCGGTGGCGCTCACCGTCGGCGCGCTGCACCTGGCGGCGCCCCCGCCGCCGAGCGGGGCCGACGAGGCGGCGCGAACGGTCTCGGCGGCGCAGCGCTTCGCCGACACCGCCACCGCGGTGTTCACCGATTCGGCGGTGGGCTCGGACCCGACACTGACCGCCGAGGCGCGCCGCGCCGGATTACCTGACCAACCGGTAGCCGGGCTGACCGCACACACCGCCGCCGGGCCGGTGCAGGTGGTGCTGCCCGGCGGGCTCGGCAACGCTCAGCACACCGCTGGTGGGCAGGTCGTCTACCCGAACGCCGGTGCCGGGTTTGACATGTTGGCCGAAAACACCGCCACCGGCACCCGCACCGTCGCGCGGATCAGCGACCCGGACGGGCCGCGGATGGTCACCACCTTCGTGCGCACCCCCGCCGACACCGTCATGCTCGCCCACACCAACGGCTACCTCACCATCAACAAAGCGACCCCGACCGCCGAAACCATCGGCATGTTCTCCCCGGCCGAAACCCGCGACGCCACCGGAAAACTCGTTCCGAGCTCCTATGTGGTCAAACAACTCACCCCCCAGCTGTATGTGCTCGCCGAAGTCATCGACCCCCAACCGCACACCACCTGGCCCGTCTATGTCGACCCACCCCTGCACCTGACCGGGCCGGGCGGGGTGCCGGTGGGCTTGTTTGATTCGTTCACCAACACCGTCAGCTCGGTGGCTGACACGGTCACCTCGGCCGCCTCCACGGCGATGTCGGCCACCGTGTCCGGCGCCAAGGCCGTGGGCGGGTTCGTCAAGGAAAACCCCCTGGAATCGGCTCTACTCGTGGGTGGTGTCGCGTTGGCGGTCACCGGCGTCGGCGGCCCCGCGGGTGCTGCCATGATCGCCTCGGCCACCGTCAACATCTCCAGCGCCGCCGTCGATATCGCCGCCGCCGCCATGCCCGATAACCAGGCCCTGAGCATCGCCTCCAATGTGCTCGGCGCGGCGTCCATGGTTACCCCGCAAGGCGCGGCCAAGAAGGTGGTCAAAGAGGGCGCCGAACTCGCTGCCGAACAGCTAGGCAAGCACGCCGACGACGTCATCGACGTCGCCAAGGCCACCCCCACCCCGCCCGCGCAGTTAGCCGATGAAGTAGCAGCTGCCGGCACCGCGAAACCGCCAGTCACACCAGGGGTTTCACCAAAAGCTCCGAACGCGCCGCCGGCGGCTGCAAAGACACCCGAGGTCACGTCCACAGCTGCGACCACCAAGGCGTCCGACGCTGCCCCGAGCGTCGGCAAAGCTCCAGATGTCTCACCACACGCAGTCCCCGGTGGGGAAAACAGCTGGGCATTGCCACCAGCACGCGGCGACCGCCGGCTCAGCACGGACATCACATCACGGGTAACACATCGTGCGGATACGAAAAGTGGTATCGAGCGCCACCACGACCCGATGACCGGGGAAGAGATCGACCCCGCGACAAACGAAGTCCTGGGCAAAAAGCGCGATATCGGGCATAAGCCTGGATATGAATTCCATACCACTCAACAGATGGCCCGTAAATATGGCCTTTCTCGGCGTGAGGTCGTCGAGTGGGAAAATGACCCCAGCCATCTGCGGTGGGAGAACTTCAGCACAAATCGAAGCCGGAAGTATGAGAGTCCACGCTCGGCCGACGATATGTACAACGAGTACAAGGGTTGGCTGAAACGGCAGGTTGATCAGGGCAATAAGCGGTTGGCCAAGGATCACACCGCGCAGCGGCGGCTCCGACAGGAAGCGGGCCCTAGCCAATCCAGCGCCGACACTCAACGCGACACCGCGCGTGAATCAGCACGCACCGCCAACAACAACGAATCGGCCAGTAATAGCGATTCCAAGCCGCGTGACAACGGAAATGGTAAGAGCAAGGAAAACAAAAAGAACGACAAGAAAAAAGAGAAGAAGAAAGACAAGAAGAGCAAGAAGCACCACAAGAAACCCGGCAAGTGA
- a CDS encoding ubiquinol-cytochrome c reductase iron-sulfur subunit produces the protein MYVTRRQAFVGTGITLAAATVAGCAGYGDGPTQSGPAEPAGPAEPAGTAPSGGAAIAKVADVPVGSGVIVGDTVVTQPAPGEFMGFSSTCTHKGCTVNKIADGTINCPCHGSAFNLDGTVAKGPATRPLDAKTVAVEGDSIVLQ, from the coding sequence ATGTATGTGACACGCCGCCAAGCTTTCGTCGGCACCGGTATCACCCTGGCCGCGGCCACGGTCGCGGGCTGCGCCGGCTACGGTGACGGGCCGACGCAGTCCGGCCCCGCAGAGCCCGCCGGGCCCGCAGAGCCCGCCGGGACCGCCCCGAGCGGCGGTGCGGCGATCGCGAAGGTCGCCGACGTGCCGGTCGGCTCCGGCGTGATCGTCGGTGACACCGTGGTCACGCAGCCGGCGCCCGGTGAGTTCATGGGCTTCTCGTCGACGTGCACGCACAAGGGTTGCACGGTGAACAAGATCGCTGACGGCACGATCAACTGCCCGTGCCACGGCAGCGCCTTCAACCTGGACGGCACCGTCGCGAAAGGCCCCGCGACCCGCCCGCTCGACGCCAAGACCGTCGCGGTGGAAGGTGATTCGATCGTGCTGCAGTGA
- a CDS encoding B12-binding domain-containing protein — MSRTDHTTTGPGVDAAVVESVRDRLWEAVIDADEDAAVGVVFEALDDGVPAEDLLLDVIAAVQRRVGVEWADNRLTVAAEHAATAINDRVIAALVRHPSLTRETTAGRLAVACADGEWHALPARLLAEVLRLRGWRVDFLGAQVPTPHLIAHLHRHGPDAVALSCSISTRLPTAHAAITACQAAGVPVLAGGAGFGPDGRYARLLGADAWAPDARAAAAHLEEGLRLTRRTPRDRLFDQLPHLADQEYTMVVTTAPQLVGATVAGLEKRVPAMASYTELQRQHTSTDIAHIVDFLATALYVDDPGLFTGFMAWTAEVLDARGVPVDSLQPTLELLGAQLQDFPRTQRMLSAARDTLHATYPRANG, encoded by the coding sequence GTGAGTCGGACCGACCACACGACGACCGGACCGGGAGTGGACGCCGCCGTTGTCGAGTCGGTGCGGGACCGGTTGTGGGAGGCGGTGATCGACGCCGACGAAGACGCCGCGGTCGGTGTGGTGTTCGAGGCGCTCGACGACGGGGTGCCCGCCGAGGATCTGCTGCTCGACGTCATCGCCGCGGTGCAGCGCCGGGTCGGCGTCGAATGGGCCGACAACCGCCTGACCGTCGCGGCCGAGCACGCCGCGACGGCGATCAACGACCGGGTGATCGCGGCGTTGGTGCGGCATCCCTCCCTGACCCGGGAGACCACCGCGGGCCGGCTCGCGGTCGCCTGCGCCGACGGGGAATGGCATGCGCTGCCTGCGCGGCTGCTCGCCGAGGTGTTGCGGCTGCGGGGCTGGCGCGTCGACTTCCTGGGCGCCCAGGTGCCCACCCCGCACCTGATCGCCCACCTGCATCGGCACGGTCCCGACGCGGTCGCCCTGTCGTGCTCGATCTCCACCCGGCTGCCCACCGCGCACGCGGCCATCACGGCGTGCCAGGCGGCCGGGGTGCCGGTGCTGGCGGGCGGGGCCGGATTCGGACCCGACGGCCGCTACGCACGGCTGCTCGGGGCGGATGCGTGGGCTCCGGACGCGCGGGCCGCGGCGGCCCACCTGGAAGAAGGGCTGCGGCTGACCCGGCGCACGCCCCGCGACCGGCTGTTCGACCAACTCCCGCACCTCGCCGACCAGGAGTACACCATGGTCGTGACCACCGCTCCGCAGCTGGTCGGAGCTACGGTTGCGGGTCTGGAAAAACGGGTACCTGCCATGGCGTCATACACAGAACTACAACGTCAGCACACCAGCACCGACATCGCGCACATCGTCGACTTCCTCGCCACGGCCCTCTACGTCGACGACCCCGGGCTGTTCACGGGGTTCATGGCCTGGACCGCCGAGGTGCTCGATGCCCGCGGTGTACCGGTAGATTCGCTACAGCCCACCCTCGAACTGCTCGGAGCTCAGTTGCAGGACTTTCCCAGGACCCAGCGGATGCTCAGCGCAGCCCGCGACACGTTGCACGCCACCTACCCAAGGGCCAATGGATGA
- a CDS encoding histidine phosphatase family protein — MTVHTVRPAAIVAVIAALVAFMAGVTTAPEASAGGQRTITLTLVRHAQSEGNASGLIDTSTPGPPLTTLGREQADTAAQTLAAEHADDPFDGIYASTMIRTQQTAQPLAELLHEPVTVLPGLREIEAGVYEGQPEAITGADNYLTAPTQWLRGDRAARIPGSIDGNEFDARFDEAVRQIYDSGDADPVAFSHGGAIMLWVEMNVDNPNPNLLRQHPLGNTGHVVVRGNPAGGWTLVDWDGVGTG; from the coding sequence ATGACAGTCCACACCGTGCGGCCCGCGGCGATCGTCGCGGTCATCGCCGCGCTCGTCGCGTTCATGGCCGGGGTGACCACCGCCCCCGAGGCGTCCGCGGGCGGGCAGCGCACGATCACGCTGACGCTGGTGCGGCACGCCCAGTCGGAAGGCAACGCCTCGGGCCTGATCGACACGTCGACACCCGGCCCGCCGCTCACCACGCTGGGACGCGAACAGGCGGACACGGCCGCCCAGACGCTCGCGGCCGAGCACGCGGACGACCCGTTCGACGGGATCTACGCCTCGACGATGATCCGCACCCAGCAGACCGCGCAGCCGCTCGCCGAGCTGCTGCATGAACCGGTGACGGTGCTGCCGGGCCTGCGTGAGATCGAGGCAGGCGTGTACGAGGGGCAGCCCGAGGCGATCACGGGAGCCGACAACTACCTGACCGCCCCGACACAGTGGTTGCGGGGTGACCGGGCCGCCCGGATCCCGGGCTCGATCGACGGCAACGAGTTCGACGCCCGCTTCGACGAGGCCGTCCGCCAGATCTACGACAGCGGCGACGCCGATCCGGTGGCGTTCTCGCACGGCGGCGCCATCATGCTGTGGGTCGAGATGAACGTCGACAACCCGAACCCGAACCTGCTGCGGCAGCATCCGCTCGGCAACACCGGCCACGTGGTGGTCCGGGGCAACCCCGCCGGCGGATGGACGCTCGTGGACTGGGACGGCGTCGGCACCGGGTGA